From one Trueperaceae bacterium genomic stretch:
- a CDS encoding DUF58 domain-containing protein: MSRALPSEVKRALGHSKLIALRAPANAAIGERRSRAIGSGMEFAQYKDYEPGDDLRHLDRHVYARLGKTVVRRYHLEQRLRVAVLLDASASMAVDPASWRRAVDVAAVFGEAALNGGDQVRFGVARGGRVVWGDVASRDTQLRHELSRLARVVPDGHLASLTDLASRSLEALALPGLLVVISDWLVDGFAEALRTWRVRSQEVVAVQVLGEAEAGGRGETGSLRLVDAETGEVAERRVDARTWRAYRRAVEDWSAQVRSAVWAVEGRWVTTATHEPLDGGFVTDLRRQGLIT, encoded by the coding sequence ATGAGCCGCGCGCTCCCCAGCGAGGTCAAGCGCGCCCTCGGTCACTCCAAGCTGATCGCGCTGCGGGCGCCCGCCAACGCAGCCATAGGCGAGCGTCGTTCGCGCGCCATCGGCTCCGGCATGGAGTTCGCGCAGTACAAGGACTACGAGCCCGGCGACGACCTGCGGCACCTCGACAGGCACGTCTACGCCCGCCTGGGGAAGACCGTCGTCAGGCGGTACCACCTGGAGCAGCGGCTGCGCGTGGCGGTCCTCCTCGACGCCAGCGCCTCCATGGCCGTCGACCCGGCGTCGTGGCGGCGCGCGGTCGACGTCGCGGCCGTGTTCGGCGAGGCCGCCCTCAACGGCGGCGACCAGGTCCGCTTCGGGGTCGCGCGTGGCGGCCGCGTCGTGTGGGGCGACGTCGCGAGCCGCGACACCCAGCTCAGGCACGAGCTCTCGCGGCTCGCGCGGGTCGTCCCCGACGGCCACCTCGCGTCGCTGACCGACCTCGCCTCCCGTTCGCTGGAGGCCCTCGCCCTGCCCGGCCTGCTGGTCGTGATCAGCGACTGGCTCGTCGACGGCTTCGCGGAGGCGCTCCGCACGTGGCGCGTCCGCTCGCAGGAGGTGGTCGCCGTCCAGGTCCTCGGCGAGGCCGAGGCCGGCGGACGCGGCGAGACGGGCTCGCTGCGGCTCGTCGACGCCGAGACCGGGGAGGTCGCCGAGCGGCGGGTCGACGCCCGCACCTGGCGGGCCTACCGCAGGGCGGTCGAGGACTGGAGCGCCCAGGTCAGGTCCGCCGTGTGGGCCGTCGAGGGCCGGTGGGTCACCACGGCGACCCACGAGCCGCTGGACGGCGGCTTCGTCACCGACCTGCGCCGGCAGGGGCTCATCACGTGA
- a CDS encoding ABC transporter ATP-binding protein: protein MVVVTGLSKRYGRVLALDDVSLRVAPGETYALLGPNGAGKSTLIHILCTVETADSGSVEIGGLDVAKRPRAVRRLLGVVFQEPSLDGRLTVLENLDFHGRIHDVPRPARSRRIAELLDLVELGEWRDKLVRTLSRGMQRRLELARALVHDSRLLVLDEPTVGLDAQTRSRMWEYLAALKARRDVTVLVTTHYIEEVEAADTVCVIDRGRVLASGTPHELKERHGSSLARLRTEDPAVAAAVMAEHPDAMEVGGELVVPVGGPDEVASLLARHGTSLRSFTVVEPSLESVFLALTGRDLRDREADPRDRLLAFARSGGEHTR, encoded by the coding sequence ATGGTAGTCGTCACCGGCCTGAGCAAGCGCTACGGCCGCGTCCTGGCGCTCGACGACGTCTCGCTACGCGTCGCGCCCGGCGAGACGTACGCCCTGCTCGGCCCCAACGGCGCCGGCAAGTCGACCCTCATCCACATCCTCTGCACCGTCGAGACCGCCGACTCCGGCAGCGTGGAGATCGGCGGCCTCGACGTCGCCAAGCGCCCGCGGGCGGTGCGCCGCCTCCTCGGCGTCGTCTTCCAGGAGCCCTCCCTCGACGGGCGGCTCACCGTCCTGGAGAACCTCGACTTCCACGGGCGCATCCACGACGTGCCGCGACCCGCGCGCTCGCGGCGCATCGCCGAGCTCCTCGACCTCGTCGAGCTGGGCGAGTGGCGCGACAAGCTGGTGCGGACGCTGTCACGAGGGATGCAGCGCCGGCTCGAGCTCGCCCGCGCCCTGGTGCACGACTCGCGCCTGCTGGTGCTGGACGAGCCCACGGTGGGCCTCGACGCCCAGACCCGCTCGCGCATGTGGGAGTACCTCGCCGCGCTGAAGGCGAGGCGCGACGTGACGGTCCTCGTCACCACCCACTACATCGAGGAGGTCGAGGCGGCGGACACCGTGTGCGTCATCGACCGGGGCAGGGTACTGGCCTCGGGGACGCCCCACGAGCTCAAGGAGCGCCACGGCAGCTCCCTGGCGCGCCTGCGCACGGAGGACCCCGCCGTGGCCGCCGCCGTGATGGCGGAGCACCCCGACGCCATGGAGGTGGGGGGCGAGCTGGTGGTGCCCGTAGGCGGACCCGACGAGGTGGCGTCGCTGCTCGCGCGGCACGGTACGAGCCTGAGGTCGTTCACCGTGGTGGAGCCGTCGCTCGAGAGCGTGTTCCTCGCGCTCACGGGCCGTGACCTCCGCGACCGCGAGGCCGACCCGAGGGACAGGCTGCTGGCCTTCGCGCGCTCCGGTGGGGAGCACACGCGATGA
- a CDS encoding transporter substrate-binding domain-containing protein has translation MPRLGPYWPFVWLALLLLGVYRLPPDTSLRDVERVGVLRVCVPAAQPPLATGEDDAPGIDVELLRSLASRAGWRLQLVTNQAIGRGFDPRNWRLTRAQCSVVAGGVVTTQTTRSFLDTTEPHLETGWAFVAREGATLDGAAVGFLAALAGLDRIALSRDLRARGATVTLFGAYDELVAAMTDGEVEAAVTEALTARRLARDLGPGYAATWLTPPRERYGVALGIWKGDLTLKRRLERELAAMRRDGTLAGILASYDLGPIGEPGE, from the coding sequence ATGCCGCGGCTCGGCCCGTACTGGCCCTTCGTCTGGCTCGCCTTGCTGCTCCTCGGCGTCTACCGCCTGCCGCCCGACACGAGCCTGCGCGACGTCGAGAGGGTCGGCGTCCTCCGGGTCTGCGTGCCCGCCGCGCAGCCGCCGCTGGCGACGGGGGAAGACGACGCGCCCGGCATCGACGTCGAGCTGCTGCGGTCGCTGGCGAGCCGCGCGGGCTGGCGGCTGCAGCTCGTGACCAACCAGGCCATCGGCAGGGGCTTCGACCCGCGCAACTGGCGGCTGACCCGGGCGCAGTGCTCGGTGGTGGCGGGCGGCGTGGTGACGACGCAGACCACGCGCAGCTTCCTCGACACCACGGAGCCGCACCTCGAGACCGGCTGGGCCTTCGTGGCGCGGGAGGGGGCCACCCTTGACGGCGCCGCCGTCGGCTTCCTCGCCGCCCTGGCCGGCCTCGACAGGATCGCGCTGAGCCGCGACCTGAGGGCGCGCGGCGCCACGGTCACGCTCTTCGGCGCCTACGACGAGCTCGTCGCGGCGATGACTGACGGCGAGGTGGAGGCCGCGGTCACCGAGGCGCTCACGGCACGCCGCTTGGCGCGCGACCTGGGCCCCGGCTACGCGGCGACCTGGCTCACGCCGCCGCGGGAGCGCTACGGCGTCGCGCTGGGCATCTGGAAGGGCGACCTCACGCTGAAGCGCCGCCTCGAGCGGGAGCTCGCGGCCATGCGGCGCGACGGGACCCTGGCGGGGATACTGGCGAGCTACGACCTCGGGCCGATCGGCGAGCCGGGCGAGTAG
- a CDS encoding MoxR family ATPase: MTETSGAREGSEQERLQDALQRLDRGREAVRRVVVGQEEVIDQVTIALLAGGHVLIESPPGLGKTLLVRTLGTVFGLKLNRIQFTPDLMPADITGTYVLVGGDQGQGMRTTFQPGPVFAQMVLADEINRATPKTQSSLLEAMQEGTVTVMGVEYELPKPFFVLATQNPIEMEGTYLLPEAQIDRFFFKVTLDYPSQPMLESIIDATTGLEVPVPEPVLGPADVLDLQRWTRDVPISSELRALVARVVRSTHPELPGASERVRRFVRYGVSPRGAQTLVLAGKARALMNGRYNVALEDVRAVALPALRHRLQVNFEGEAAGVSVDDLVAEVVEAVTLTRR; the protein is encoded by the coding sequence GTGACGGAGACAAGCGGCGCCCGCGAGGGCAGCGAGCAGGAGCGCCTGCAGGACGCCCTCCAGCGGCTCGACCGCGGGCGGGAGGCGGTGCGGCGCGTCGTCGTCGGGCAGGAGGAGGTCATCGACCAGGTGACGATCGCCCTCCTCGCCGGCGGCCACGTGCTCATCGAGAGCCCGCCGGGGCTCGGCAAGACGCTGCTGGTGCGGACCCTCGGCACGGTCTTCGGGCTCAAGCTCAACCGCATACAGTTCACGCCCGACCTGATGCCGGCCGACATCACCGGCACCTACGTCCTCGTGGGCGGCGACCAGGGGCAGGGCATGCGGACCACGTTCCAGCCCGGTCCCGTCTTCGCCCAGATGGTCCTCGCCGACGAGATCAACCGCGCCACGCCGAAGACCCAGTCGTCGCTGCTCGAGGCGATGCAGGAGGGGACCGTGACGGTCATGGGCGTGGAGTACGAGCTGCCCAAGCCGTTCTTCGTGCTGGCGACGCAGAACCCCATCGAGATGGAGGGCACGTACCTCCTCCCCGAGGCCCAGATCGACAGGTTCTTCTTCAAGGTCACGCTCGACTACCCCTCGCAGCCGATGCTCGAGTCGATCATCGACGCGACCACCGGCCTCGAGGTCCCGGTGCCCGAGCCCGTCCTCGGCCCGGCGGACGTCCTCGACCTGCAGCGCTGGACGCGCGACGTGCCCATCTCCAGCGAGCTGAGGGCCCTCGTCGCCCGCGTCGTGCGCTCCACGCACCCGGAGCTGCCGGGCGCCTCCGAGAGGGTGCGGCGCTTCGTCCGCTACGGCGTCTCGCCGCGCGGCGCCCAGACGCTGGTGCTGGCTGGCAAGGCCAGGGCGCTCATGAACGGCCGCTACAACGTCGCGCTCGAGGACGTGCGCGCCGTGGCGCTCCCCGCCCTGCGCCACCGCCTGCAGGTGAACTTCGAGGGCGAGGCGGCGGGCGTGAGCGTCGACGACCTCGTCGCCGAGGTCGTCGAGGCGGTGACGCTGACGCGCCGATGA
- a CDS encoding VWA domain-containing protein, which translates to MTFVQPWWLWLLPVALPLILLLHARRRRDVVVASLVVWRRLQAESAPTPSRRSFPWRDPLLWLQLVAAALLVLALARPVVGDGAASRWVVLVDASLPMSAADVEPSRFDAALRAVGERWGGPASSGRVSLVSVGPSARVVAADWPAGPGLRRSLAELRVSAGPADWQGAAARAASLAAEGARVAVVTDEYGREAALAALGSAGVPASEVRVLSVGGGLANVGVGDVKVEPRGERPDQWTVSGRVVTAGFARGDTVRVVASFRPPGTSSFLPWGAEEVAVGPDGTAEFAIPLDLPGPGEVRVSGPAGDHLPADDAVVVPLRSAPVRVAVVGEAHPALLRALAAVGGIEAYAAEAVPAPDEAALFDLVIVTDDVPGVPATSTLWLGAVPEGLRAGEPLALGEGALTARPHPLTADLDATAFSVGSAVPLRVPAGATPLLVAGDAVLAWARTTTTGRQVVLGFGLGDTDWPSQVGFPAFVAALVDWAAPRAWSHGPGGCRVGEACPWPREAFAGGWELLDPAGSPVPGTPAPEAVEGDPLAAAVWTGPQFDAGFVPEATGTYTLVTAGGPVTLPVVTSPLGGEPADASGGGPAAGASITGWEAWRWLALLAAAIIAAEGLLGLFRQRRVVRRRWRVPLALAGVALLASAAGVMGVPLPGLGPGGTVVWVGREAPPAAGAEWTWVGRRPLAPRGTTGPAADLTTALERALALPRGPRGLRVVVPADAGDALPVRDAGRLADAAAAGGVRVDVLATRPSSTGAPASPTGPALAAVALPERVRAGSRFSLLAEVSAPEGASWRATATLESPAGGGGAVAPTASAEASGTGPGTAELELEAGGQGDLVYRLELRPEGGGAAAATRVSVSVGPPPAVLLVAADESRGRALGAALEAQGLAVERVAPLRMPGTIERLDDYDAVLLVDVAANAIFPEYQALLERYVREVGGGLAIVGGTSSFGPGGYYATPLEELSPVSSRITDEAPEVAMAFVLDRSGSMSGAVAESNRMDVAKVATLEALALLGERSLAAVIVFDTEARVMLPLTPVGDAEAFRSALAAVTPAGGTAIYPGLLAAYQLMAASDSATRHVVVMTDGLSQGGDFAGVLRALTREGITTTFVGVGDAADQRQLTTLASLSGGTLHMARDFRALPSLLAQEALMLAAQPIEERTITPRWVEEGAPDFLEELTASELPTFEGYVRTTPKDEATVLAFADGDDPLLATWRYGLGRAAAFTSDADGRWSRAWTSSASYATTWAQLVRWIAERPVRDPWSLRLARRGDVLDVIVDVPAAAAGASATDLPLVTVSGAGGEALARRRLEWTGPARAAASFEVDASQEGELTVALGPAPGLGLEAGVARTVAWPIAPGPALRSDVVPVAGLAEATGGAVLASASEVDASGGRALAWLPLPAAWLLAALLAFLASLAVRFGVLPRLSAAVRVGAAARTRTAWPGP; encoded by the coding sequence GTGACGTTCGTCCAGCCGTGGTGGCTGTGGCTGCTGCCGGTGGCGCTGCCGCTGATCCTCCTGCTGCACGCTCGCCGCCGGCGCGACGTGGTCGTGGCCAGCCTCGTCGTGTGGCGCCGGCTCCAGGCGGAGAGCGCCCCGACGCCGAGCCGGCGCAGCTTCCCCTGGCGCGACCCGCTCCTGTGGCTCCAGCTCGTCGCCGCCGCGCTGCTGGTGCTCGCCCTGGCCAGGCCCGTCGTCGGTGACGGCGCCGCGTCGCGCTGGGTCGTGCTCGTCGACGCCTCGCTGCCGATGAGCGCCGCTGACGTCGAGCCGAGCCGGTTCGACGCCGCCCTGCGCGCCGTCGGGGAGCGCTGGGGCGGTCCCGCCAGCAGCGGGCGGGTGTCGCTCGTGAGCGTCGGGCCGAGCGCGCGCGTGGTCGCCGCCGACTGGCCGGCGGGCCCGGGGCTGCGCCGCTCCCTCGCCGAGCTGCGGGTGAGCGCCGGACCCGCCGACTGGCAGGGTGCGGCGGCGCGGGCCGCGAGCCTGGCCGCCGAGGGCGCGCGCGTGGCCGTCGTCACGGACGAGTACGGACGGGAGGCGGCGCTGGCGGCGCTCGGCTCCGCCGGGGTCCCTGCCTCCGAGGTGCGCGTGCTCAGCGTGGGCGGCGGGCTGGCGAACGTGGGCGTCGGCGACGTGAAGGTGGAGCCCCGCGGCGAGCGCCCGGACCAGTGGACCGTGAGCGGCAGGGTCGTGACCGCCGGCTTCGCCAGGGGCGACACCGTCCGCGTCGTGGCGTCGTTCCGCCCGCCCGGCACCAGCTCGTTCCTCCCCTGGGGCGCCGAGGAGGTCGCCGTGGGACCCGACGGCACGGCCGAGTTCGCGATCCCCCTCGACCTGCCGGGTCCCGGCGAGGTCAGGGTGAGCGGACCGGCCGGCGACCACCTGCCGGCGGACGACGCCGTGGTCGTCCCGCTGCGCTCCGCGCCGGTGCGCGTGGCGGTGGTGGGGGAGGCCCACCCGGCCCTGCTGCGGGCGCTGGCCGCCGTCGGCGGCATCGAGGCGTACGCCGCCGAGGCGGTGCCGGCGCCGGACGAGGCGGCGCTCTTCGACCTGGTCATCGTCACGGACGACGTGCCGGGCGTGCCGGCGACGTCCACCCTGTGGCTGGGCGCCGTCCCCGAGGGCCTGCGGGCGGGTGAGCCGCTCGCCCTGGGCGAGGGCGCGCTGACGGCGCGGCCGCACCCGCTCACCGCCGACCTCGACGCCACGGCCTTCAGCGTCGGCAGCGCCGTGCCGCTGCGCGTGCCGGCCGGCGCGACGCCGCTGCTCGTCGCCGGCGACGCCGTGCTCGCCTGGGCGCGCACGACCACTACCGGCCGCCAGGTCGTCCTCGGGTTCGGCCTGGGCGACACCGACTGGCCGTCGCAGGTCGGCTTCCCCGCCTTCGTCGCGGCCCTCGTGGACTGGGCGGCGCCGCGCGCGTGGTCTCACGGGCCGGGCGGCTGCCGCGTCGGCGAGGCGTGCCCGTGGCCGCGCGAGGCCTTCGCCGGCGGCTGGGAGCTCCTCGACCCGGCCGGGTCGCCGGTGCCGGGCACGCCCGCGCCCGAGGCCGTCGAGGGCGACCCGCTCGCCGCGGCCGTGTGGACCGGCCCGCAGTTCGACGCCGGGTTCGTGCCGGAAGCGACAGGTACGTACACGCTCGTGACCGCCGGCGGGCCCGTGACCCTGCCCGTGGTCACCTCGCCGCTGGGCGGCGAGCCGGCCGACGCGTCCGGCGGGGGGCCTGCCGCCGGTGCCTCCATTACCGGCTGGGAGGCGTGGCGCTGGCTGGCGCTGCTCGCCGCCGCCATCATCGCCGCCGAGGGGCTCCTGGGCCTCTTCCGTCAGCGGCGGGTCGTGCGCCGGCGCTGGCGTGTGCCGCTGGCGCTGGCCGGTGTGGCGCTCCTCGCGTCCGCGGCGGGCGTGATGGGCGTGCCGCTGCCGGGCCTCGGCCCCGGGGGGACCGTCGTCTGGGTGGGACGCGAGGCCCCGCCGGCCGCCGGCGCCGAGTGGACCTGGGTCGGCCGCCGGCCGCTGGCGCCGCGAGGCACGACGGGCCCAGCCGCCGACCTGACGACCGCGCTCGAGCGGGCGCTCGCGCTGCCGCGGGGCCCGCGAGGCCTGCGGGTGGTCGTTCCCGCCGACGCCGGCGACGCCCTGCCCGTGCGGGACGCGGGGCGCCTGGCGGACGCGGCGGCGGCGGGAGGCGTGAGGGTCGACGTGCTCGCGACGCGGCCGTCTTCCACCGGCGCCCCGGCGTCGCCGACGGGACCGGCGCTGGCAGCGGTGGCGCTGCCCGAGCGCGTGCGCGCCGGCTCGCGCTTCTCCCTGCTCGCCGAGGTGTCTGCTCCCGAGGGCGCGTCATGGCGGGCGACCGCGACCCTCGAGTCGCCGGCGGGCGGAGGCGGCGCGGTCGCGCCTACGGCCTCGGCCGAGGCGAGCGGCACGGGACCCGGCACGGCCGAGCTCGAGCTCGAGGCCGGAGGGCAGGGGGACCTCGTGTACCGCCTGGAGCTGCGCCCCGAGGGGGGCGGGGCCGCGGCGGCGACGCGGGTGAGCGTGAGCGTGGGTCCGCCGCCCGCCGTGCTGCTCGTCGCGGCCGACGAGTCCCGCGGCCGGGCGCTCGGGGCGGCCCTCGAGGCCCAGGGGCTCGCCGTGGAGAGGGTCGCGCCCCTGAGGATGCCCGGCACCATCGAACGGCTCGACGACTACGACGCCGTCCTGCTCGTCGACGTCGCCGCCAACGCCATCTTCCCCGAGTACCAGGCGCTCCTCGAGCGCTACGTCCGGGAGGTCGGCGGCGGCCTGGCGATCGTGGGAGGGACCTCGTCGTTCGGCCCCGGCGGCTACTACGCGACCCCGCTCGAGGAGCTCTCGCCGGTCTCCTCCCGGATCACCGACGAGGCGCCGGAGGTGGCGATGGCGTTCGTGCTCGACCGCTCCGGCAGCATGAGCGGCGCCGTGGCGGAGTCGAACCGCATGGACGTGGCCAAGGTGGCCACGCTCGAGGCCCTGGCGCTCCTGGGCGAGCGCAGCCTGGCGGCGGTGATCGTCTTCGACACCGAGGCCCGCGTCATGCTCCCGCTCACGCCGGTCGGCGACGCCGAGGCGTTCCGGTCCGCGCTCGCCGCGGTCACGCCGGCGGGCGGCACGGCGATATACCCCGGGCTCCTCGCCGCCTACCAGCTGATGGCGGCGTCGGACTCCGCCACCCGGCACGTCGTCGTCATGACCGACGGCCTGTCGCAGGGGGGCGACTTCGCCGGCGTCCTCCGCGCCCTGACGCGCGAGGGCATCACGACGACGTTCGTGGGGGTGGGCGACGCGGCCGACCAGCGCCAGCTCACGACCCTGGCGAGCCTCAGCGGCGGCACGCTGCACATGGCGCGCGACTTCAGGGCCCTCCCCAGCCTGCTGGCGCAGGAGGCGCTGATGCTGGCCGCCCAGCCCATCGAGGAGCGGACGATAACCCCGCGCTGGGTGGAGGAGGGCGCCCCCGACTTCCTGGAGGAGCTGACCGCCAGCGAGCTCCCGACCTTCGAGGGGTACGTGAGGACGACGCCGAAGGACGAGGCCACCGTCCTCGCCTTCGCCGACGGCGACGACCCGCTGCTGGCGACCTGGCGCTACGGCCTCGGCCGCGCCGCGGCCTTCACCTCCGACGCCGACGGACGCTGGTCGCGCGCCTGGACGAGCTCGGCGAGCTACGCCACCACCTGGGCCCAGCTCGTGCGCTGGATCGCCGAGCGCCCCGTGCGCGACCCCTGGTCCCTGAGGCTGGCGCGGCGCGGCGACGTCCTCGACGTCATCGTCGACGTGCCGGCCGCGGCGGCGGGCGCGTCGGCCACGGACCTGCCCCTGGTCACTGTGTCGGGCGCGGGCGGCGAGGCGCTGGCGCGTCGCCGGCTCGAGTGGACGGGCCCGGCGCGGGCCGCCGCCAGCTTCGAGGTCGACGCCTCCCAGGAGGGCGAGCTGACCGTCGCCCTCGGCCCGGCGCCCGGCCTGGGCCTCGAGGCCGGCGTCGCCAGGACCGTCGCCTGGCCGATCGCCCCGGGACCGGCCCTGCGCTCCGACGTCGTGCCGGTCGCGGGCCTGGCGGAGGCGACGGGCGGCGCCGTCCTGGCGTCTGCGTCCGAGGTGGACGCGAGCGGCGGACGAGCGCTGGCGTGGCTGCCGCTGCCCGCGGCCTGGCTCCTGGCCGCCCTGCTGGCCTTCCTGGCCTCCCTGGCCGTGCGCTTCGGGGTCCTGCCGCGCCTGTCCGCCGCGGTCAGGGTGGGCGCGGCAGCGCGAACGCGAACAGCGTGGCCGGGCCCGTGA
- a CDS encoding ABC transporter permease, protein MTAVLRGVGAIWLRELKRALRDRGQFVGGISRPLLWVLVLGIGLNPYFRGEIYGEVRFVVPYTYLQFLFPAVVALNMMYTAVQSAVSVIWDREFGFLREVLVSPQPRWAVLLGKVLGGTTVAMVHGAIVLLLARYVDVIVTPRSVLAGLGVMFLLGFALTSLGIVIANRMRTFEGFGVFSNAVILPLYFLSSSIFPLDPALTRAQARVTYPEWLVTLVEVNPITYAVDALRGVFIGFNQFDPRIGPLALAGAGVVFFLLAWRDFRLPRR, encoded by the coding sequence ATGACCGCGGTCCTGCGGGGGGTGGGCGCGATCTGGCTGCGCGAGCTGAAGCGCGCCCTGCGCGACAGGGGCCAGTTCGTGGGCGGGATCAGCCGGCCGCTGCTCTGGGTCCTCGTCCTCGGCATCGGGCTGAACCCGTACTTCCGCGGCGAGATCTACGGCGAGGTGCGGTTCGTCGTGCCGTACACCTACCTGCAGTTCCTCTTCCCCGCCGTCGTCGCGCTGAACATGATGTACACCGCGGTGCAGTCGGCCGTCTCGGTGATCTGGGACCGCGAGTTCGGCTTCCTGCGCGAGGTGCTCGTCTCGCCGCAGCCGCGCTGGGCCGTGCTGCTCGGCAAGGTGCTCGGCGGCACCACGGTGGCGATGGTGCACGGCGCGATCGTGCTGCTGCTGGCCCGCTACGTGGACGTGATCGTCACGCCGCGCAGCGTGCTCGCCGGCCTCGGCGTGATGTTCCTGCTCGGCTTCGCGCTCACGTCGCTGGGCATCGTCATCGCCAACCGCATGCGCACGTTCGAGGGCTTCGGCGTCTTCTCGAACGCCGTGATCCTCCCCCTCTACTTCCTCTCGTCGTCGATCTTCCCCCTCGACCCCGCGCTGACGCGGGCGCAGGCCAGGGTCACCTACCCCGAGTGGCTCGTGACGCTGGTGGAGGTGAACCCCATCACGTACGCGGTCGACGCCCTGCGCGGCGTGTTCATAGGCTTCAACCAGTTCGACCCCCGCATCGGCCCCCTGGCGCTGGCGGGCGCCGGCGTCGTGTTCTTCCTGCTCGCCTGGCGCGACTTCCGGCTGCCGAGGCGTTGA
- a CDS encoding transporter substrate-binding domain-containing protein produces MATALLALASGSAQAPVLPPEWFPNREPSVDAQAVSFCEDPREPAHEVDRAIAEAVTDALLVEPRIYVVERQIRVEQEYEGLYIDLIDHCAVYLGFKLYSNAYPGWLTLTRPYYEARFVVLTPNPEWRALEDVPRDVRIGAVQGTMGDIRFITYNNSLPAAERWQRAPVGRPEEAFDALMDGVVGALIVWEPWWWYLSQQRPELAELAVLDAPVVSEPWIGVGGITLADRTFVRSQVDEAIAALSGDGTIAAILEQHGFPGRAVP; encoded by the coding sequence TTGGCGACCGCGCTCCTGGCGCTAGCGTCCGGCTCGGCGCAGGCGCCCGTCCTGCCGCCGGAGTGGTTCCCCAACCGGGAGCCGTCGGTGGACGCGCAGGCCGTGAGCTTCTGCGAGGACCCGCGCGAGCCGGCGCACGAGGTCGACAGGGCCATCGCGGAGGCCGTCACCGACGCGCTGCTGGTGGAGCCGCGCATCTACGTGGTCGAGAGGCAGATCCGGGTCGAGCAGGAGTACGAGGGCCTCTACATCGACCTCATCGACCACTGCGCCGTCTACCTCGGCTTCAAGCTCTACTCGAACGCCTACCCCGGCTGGCTCACGCTCACGCGGCCGTACTACGAGGCGCGCTTCGTCGTCCTCACCCCCAACCCCGAGTGGCGCGCGCTCGAGGACGTGCCGCGCGACGTCCGCATCGGCGCCGTGCAGGGCACGATGGGCGACATCAGGTTCATCACCTACAACAACTCGCTGCCGGCCGCCGAGCGCTGGCAGCGGGCCCCCGTGGGCCGCCCCGAGGAGGCCTTCGACGCCCTGATGGACGGCGTCGTCGGCGCCCTGATCGTGTGGGAGCCCTGGTGGTGGTACCTGAGCCAGCAGCGGCCCGAGCTGGCCGAGCTCGCGGTCCTAGACGCCCCCGTCGTCAGCGAGCCCTGGATCGGCGTCGGCGGCATCACGCTGGCCGATAGGACCTTCGTGAGGTCCCAGGTCGACGAGGCGATCGCCGCGCTGTCCGGCGACGGGACCATCGCCGCGATCCTCGAGCAGCACGGCTTCCCCGGACGAGCGGTGCCCTGA